A single region of the Solwaraspora sp. WMMD791 genome encodes:
- a CDS encoding Rid family hydrolase — translation MSVQLLSPAGMAQPVPYHHVSIATGTRHVQVAGQVGRDADGKPAGDVDDLADQVAQALRNTARGLAGAGASFADVVRLRFYVTDWTPEQMDEFMAGVARVADEVGLPQPLPPSSLIGVEVLYAPDVRVEIEADAVLD, via the coding sequence GTGAGTGTTCAGCTGCTCTCCCCGGCAGGGATGGCCCAGCCTGTCCCGTACCACCACGTGTCGATCGCCACCGGCACCCGCCATGTGCAGGTCGCCGGCCAGGTCGGCCGCGACGCCGACGGCAAGCCGGCCGGCGACGTCGACGACCTCGCCGACCAGGTCGCGCAGGCGCTGCGCAACACCGCACGCGGTCTCGCCGGTGCCGGCGCGAGCTTTGCCGACGTCGTCCGACTCCGGTTCTACGTCACCGACTGGACACCGGAGCAGATGGACGAGTTCATGGCCGGCGTGGCCCGGGTGGCCGACGAGGTCGGCCTCCCGCAACCGCTGCCGCCGTCGTCGCTGATCGGCGTCGAGGTGCTGTACGCACCGGACGTACGCGTCGAGATCGAAGCCGACGCCGTCCTCGACTGA
- a CDS encoding helix-turn-helix domain-containing protein — translation MPETTPVHPDSPLSAEQRELLDQVLDKWSLRVLETLCERPLRFNELRRAIPAVTQKSLTATLRRLERNGMVERVVTGTRPLAVEYRVAPLGKTLQDLVDALFGWTAANYAEVERARRRYDDETA, via the coding sequence ATGCCGGAAACCACTCCCGTACACCCTGACTCTCCGCTCAGCGCCGAGCAGCGCGAGCTGCTCGACCAGGTGCTCGACAAATGGTCGCTGCGGGTACTCGAGACGCTCTGCGAGCGACCGCTGCGGTTCAACGAGCTCCGCCGGGCGATCCCGGCGGTCACCCAGAAGTCGCTGACCGCCACGCTGCGCCGGCTCGAACGCAACGGGATGGTCGAGCGGGTCGTCACCGGCACCCGCCCGCTCGCCGTCGAGTACCGCGTCGCTCCGCTGGGCAAGACCCTGCAGGACCTCGTCGACGCCCTGTTCGGCTGGACCGCCGCCAACTACGCCGAGGTCGAACGCGCCCGCCGACGCTACGACGACGAGACGGCGTAG
- a CDS encoding DedA family protein, with protein MIGALSYVAAEVPSNGPPSGGITGFVVDLMERLGGPGAGLAVALENLFPPIPSEVILPLAGFTASQGRMSLTGAICWTTLGSLVGALALYYIGAALGRDRVRHIAERLPLVKLSDVDKTEAWFLRHGKKAVFFGRMIPIFRSLISIPAGVERMPVGVFALYTALGSLIWNTAFVLAGYSLGENWHVVESYAGVLQKLVIAVCALAAGWFAVTRIRQIRRAAHAPGVDTGIEPVAPVGGQPDAGTVYRSRWATNDPPSDLFPE; from the coding sequence ATGATCGGTGCACTGTCGTACGTCGCTGCGGAGGTCCCGTCCAACGGGCCGCCCTCCGGTGGGATCACCGGATTCGTCGTCGACCTCATGGAGCGACTCGGCGGCCCGGGTGCCGGGCTGGCGGTGGCTCTGGAGAACCTGTTCCCACCGATCCCGAGCGAGGTGATCCTGCCGCTGGCCGGCTTCACCGCCAGCCAGGGCCGGATGAGCCTGACCGGGGCGATCTGCTGGACCACCCTGGGGTCACTGGTCGGCGCGCTGGCCCTGTACTACATCGGGGCGGCGCTCGGGCGGGACCGGGTGCGGCACATCGCCGAACGACTGCCGCTGGTCAAACTGTCGGACGTCGACAAGACCGAGGCCTGGTTCCTGCGGCACGGGAAGAAGGCGGTGTTCTTCGGCCGGATGATCCCGATCTTCCGGAGTCTGATCTCCATCCCGGCCGGCGTGGAACGCATGCCGGTCGGCGTGTTCGCGCTCTACACGGCGCTCGGCAGCCTGATCTGGAACACCGCCTTCGTGCTGGCCGGTTACTCGCTCGGCGAGAACTGGCACGTCGTCGAGTCGTACGCGGGGGTGCTGCAGAAGCTGGTGATCGCGGTCTGCGCACTGGCCGCCGGCTGGTTCGCGGTGACCCGGATCCGGCAGATCCGCCGGGCGGCGCACGCACCCGGCGTCGACACCGGCATCGAACCGGTCGCCCCGGTCGGCGGGCAGCCCGACGCCGGCACCGTATACCGCAGCAGGTGGGCCACGAACGATCCACCGTCGGACCTGTTCCCCGAGTAG
- a CDS encoding sensor histidine kinase — translation MPSHSGARHRWRIGGSIVGLLRFLVAVPLVAVIGFAGLALQGTVRQVLTADRASELALLSTEAGALARALQAERVVAAAELTTGSDTASASYAEQVIRTDTAIAAFQRQRGEVDSDSAVLRRVDAGLNALATVREQVRSSPRVSLSAVAFSYRILIADLLAFRTSVVAEVSATTADEVRAAVAVSEAGEAIGQLQIIVMRSLAGGELTAAGQQESAGAQARFVEASTSFLDLADPQWVVRWEQIGTDPQVVAGQRLQDQVGRTLPGERFALDPDVWVEATDGWIGQLYGIQREMDVAVADAVAAERQQRLYTAILQGTGILLVLVLTAVLTGVVARRITKRLRSLRNIVTTVAYDRLPAVVRELDAAPAGTVRPDEVADRSVSEFPITGTDEIAEVATATRALHREAVRVAGVQAVLRANVAEIFVHLSRREQRLVDAMLAQVDEVERDETDPDRLEQLYRLDHLATRMARINQSLLVLGGSGISRVRQEAVPLDSVIQAALSQIEHYTRVRIGTVDRELSVVATAVDEVAHLLAELLDNATRYSPPETEVLVSGHALADRAIVEVVDRGVGLSTQRCEQLNAQLASPGSVDVSGVRAMGLAVVARLASRHGIRIELHPGPAGGTVAEVIMPASVVTRRPVAQPEPMTVAAQVRPSMVGGRPTTPGAADGVPPYPAIGAGRAVVGAGRAVASAPAPLFRPAPTPTPTHEAAPAPTPAPTPAPRTAPMTTPSAPAPAPVPAVASVPVPTGASVATTASGVATSTHSDGAATGDRRTVNGWFRTALDGEAVIVTWPDDGGRRWAAASEPPPAPTPAPDGLLPRRVPQHHLIPDAPQPAPAAARKLDPGAVSAAMSAYAKGVAGRRAPAATS, via the coding sequence GTGCCCAGCCACTCGGGTGCGCGCCATCGGTGGCGCATCGGCGGCAGCATCGTCGGCCTGCTGCGTTTCCTGGTGGCCGTACCGCTGGTCGCCGTGATCGGGTTCGCCGGGCTGGCGCTGCAGGGCACGGTACGCCAGGTGCTGACCGCCGACCGGGCCTCCGAGCTGGCGCTGCTCTCCACCGAGGCCGGCGCGCTGGCCCGCGCCCTGCAGGCCGAGCGGGTCGTCGCCGCCGCCGAGCTGACCACCGGCAGTGACACGGCCAGCGCCAGCTACGCCGAACAGGTCATCCGTACCGATACGGCGATCGCCGCGTTCCAGCGGCAACGCGGCGAGGTGGACTCCGACAGCGCCGTGCTGCGCCGGGTCGACGCCGGGCTGAACGCCCTGGCCACCGTCCGCGAACAGGTCCGGTCCAGCCCACGGGTGTCCCTGTCCGCAGTCGCCTTCAGCTACCGGATCCTCATCGCCGACCTGCTCGCCTTCCGTACCTCGGTGGTCGCCGAGGTCTCGGCGACCACCGCCGACGAGGTACGCGCGGCGGTGGCGGTGTCGGAGGCCGGCGAGGCGATCGGACAGTTGCAGATCATCGTGATGCGGAGTCTGGCCGGCGGTGAACTCACCGCGGCCGGCCAGCAGGAGAGCGCCGGCGCGCAGGCCCGGTTCGTCGAGGCCAGCACCTCGTTCCTCGACCTAGCCGACCCGCAGTGGGTGGTGCGCTGGGAACAGATCGGCACCGACCCGCAGGTCGTCGCCGGCCAGCGGCTCCAGGACCAGGTGGGCCGGACGCTGCCCGGGGAACGGTTCGCCCTCGACCCGGACGTCTGGGTCGAGGCCACCGACGGGTGGATCGGTCAGCTGTACGGCATCCAGCGTGAGATGGACGTCGCGGTGGCCGACGCCGTCGCCGCCGAACGTCAACAGCGCCTCTACACCGCGATCCTGCAGGGCACCGGCATCCTGCTCGTACTGGTCCTCACCGCGGTCCTCACCGGTGTGGTGGCCCGACGGATCACCAAGCGGCTCCGCAGCCTGCGCAACATCGTCACCACGGTGGCGTACGACCGGCTGCCGGCCGTGGTCCGCGAACTCGACGCGGCCCCGGCCGGCACGGTACGGCCCGACGAGGTGGCCGACCGGTCGGTGTCGGAGTTCCCGATCACCGGCACCGACGAGATCGCCGAGGTGGCGACCGCCACCCGTGCGCTGCACCGCGAAGCGGTCCGGGTCGCCGGCGTGCAGGCCGTGCTGCGGGCCAACGTCGCGGAGATCTTCGTCCACCTGTCCCGTCGTGAGCAGCGACTGGTCGACGCGATGCTCGCCCAGGTCGACGAGGTGGAGCGCGACGAGACCGACCCGGACCGGCTCGAGCAGCTGTACCGGTTGGACCACCTCGCGACCCGGATGGCCCGGATCAACCAGAGCCTGCTGGTGCTCGGCGGTTCCGGCATTTCCCGGGTACGCCAGGAGGCGGTGCCGCTCGACAGCGTCATCCAGGCGGCCCTGTCACAGATCGAGCACTACACCCGGGTCCGCATCGGCACCGTCGACCGGGAACTGTCCGTCGTCGCCACCGCGGTCGACGAGGTCGCGCACCTGCTCGCCGAACTCCTGGACAACGCGACCCGGTACTCGCCGCCGGAGACCGAGGTGCTGGTCAGCGGTCACGCCCTGGCCGACCGCGCCATCGTCGAGGTGGTGGACCGGGGGGTCGGGCTCTCCACCCAGCGCTGCGAACAACTCAACGCACAGCTCGCCAGCCCGGGGTCGGTCGACGTGTCCGGCGTACGGGCGATGGGCTTGGCCGTGGTCGCCCGGTTGGCCAGCCGGCACGGGATCCGGATCGAACTGCACCCGGGACCGGCCGGCGGCACGGTGGCCGAGGTGATCATGCCCGCGTCGGTGGTCACCCGGCGGCCGGTCGCGCAGCCCGAGCCGATGACGGTCGCTGCCCAGGTACGGCCGTCGATGGTCGGCGGCCGGCCCACCACGCCGGGAGCCGCCGACGGTGTCCCGCCGTACCCCGCGATCGGAGCCGGACGGGCTGTGGTCGGTGCCGGCCGCGCCGTCGCCAGCGCCCCGGCACCGCTGTTCCGCCCCGCGCCGACGCCGACGCCGACGCACGAGGCCGCACCCGCGCCGACGCCCGCGCCGACACCGGCACCGCGGACCGCGCCGATGACCACGCCGTCCGCGCCTGCGCCCGCCCCGGTACCGGCGGTCGCGTCGGTGCCCGTGCCGACGGGCGCGAGCGTCGCCACGACCGCGAGCGGCGTCGCCACTTCGACGCACTCCGACGGGGCGGCGACGGGCGACCGCCGGACGGTGAACGGCTGGTTCCGCACCGCCCTCGACGGTGAAGCGGTGATCGTCACCTGGCCGGACGACGGTGGCCGACGATGGGCCGCTGCCAGCGAACCCCCGCCCGCCCCGACGCCGGCACCCGACGGGCTGCTGCCTCGCCGCGTACCGCAGCACCACCTGATCCCCGACGCGCCGCAACCCGCACCCGCCGCCGCCCGCAAGCTCGACCCGGGCGCCGTGTCGGCGGCCATGTCGGCCTACGCGAAGGGCGTCGCCGGACGGCGCGCGCCAGCCGCCACCTCCTGA
- a CDS encoding roadblock/LC7 domain-containing protein, with translation MTSPNDLSWLLQHFVSQTPEVSHALAISTDGLVLAHNYGLPRDRADQLAATGSGLIALLVGAARFFEAGEVISNVTQMDGGFMFCMAFSDGASLLVLASPTCDVGQVSYEMTDLANRMGEALTPAVRAELLRIL, from the coding sequence GTGACAAGCCCGAACGACCTGAGCTGGCTGCTGCAGCACTTCGTCAGTCAGACCCCGGAAGTCAGCCACGCCCTCGCCATCTCCACCGACGGGCTGGTCCTGGCGCACAACTACGGACTGCCCCGCGACCGCGCCGACCAGCTCGCCGCCACCGGAAGTGGCCTGATCGCCCTGCTGGTCGGGGCGGCCCGGTTCTTCGAAGCCGGTGAGGTGATCTCCAACGTGACCCAGATGGACGGCGGGTTCATGTTCTGCATGGCGTTCAGCGACGGGGCATCACTGCTGGTCCTCGCCTCCCCCACCTGCGACGTCGGGCAGGTCTCGTACGAGATGACCGACCTGGCGAACCGGATGGGCGAGGCGCTCACCCCGGCCGTGCGGGCCGAGCTGCTGCGGATCCTGTGA
- a CDS encoding ABC transporter substrate-binding protein, whose product MRRPTWWQRPHPTRTGHRLLAAGLAGVLVAGTAGCFGGADDTPQLIKIGMLANIDGQLEAPGSELRDGFQLYLDMHGGQLGGHPAEMVVADEGYDSQVAVESATRLLEQDGVSAITGIINGGNVTAILPLINEHQVPLVGGLGRPEIDDVTYVWHTNLLSEEPGVAMAPFVKQEVGNGRVYAIGPDFQGGRDELRGFVDTFKGLGGRIANPGGQAVFSPFPGTTDFQPYLEEIAESDADAIYCFFDAQSAISFVQQYAESEVADLPLYAAGFVTEPASLEAQGEAAEGIYNGLNYSPDLDNAANREFVAAWNAAYPGRVPTSIVMASYDAAAVLDRAIAAAGTNPTPAQINAAIANLGQLTSPRGPWQFAKTTHAPIQKWYLRQVRRDGRALANVVVSELTTLGG is encoded by the coding sequence ATGCGACGCCCAACCTGGTGGCAGCGGCCGCACCCGACCCGGACCGGTCACCGGCTGCTCGCGGCCGGCCTGGCCGGCGTACTCGTCGCCGGCACCGCCGGCTGCTTCGGCGGCGCGGACGACACGCCGCAGCTGATCAAGATCGGCATGCTCGCCAACATCGACGGCCAGCTCGAGGCGCCCGGCTCCGAGCTGCGCGACGGATTCCAGCTCTACCTGGACATGCACGGCGGCCAGCTCGGCGGCCACCCGGCCGAGATGGTCGTCGCCGACGAGGGCTACGACAGTCAGGTGGCCGTCGAGTCCGCCACCCGGCTGCTGGAGCAGGACGGCGTCTCGGCGATCACCGGCATCATCAACGGCGGTAACGTCACCGCGATCCTGCCGCTGATCAACGAGCACCAGGTGCCGCTGGTCGGCGGGCTGGGCCGCCCCGAGATCGACGACGTGACGTACGTCTGGCACACCAACCTGCTCTCCGAGGAGCCGGGCGTCGCCATGGCGCCGTTCGTCAAGCAGGAGGTCGGCAACGGCCGGGTGTACGCGATCGGGCCGGACTTCCAGGGCGGCCGTGACGAGTTGCGCGGCTTCGTCGACACCTTCAAGGGGCTCGGGGGCCGGATCGCCAACCCCGGCGGGCAGGCGGTGTTCTCCCCCTTCCCCGGCACCACCGACTTCCAGCCGTACCTGGAGGAGATCGCCGAGTCCGACGCGGACGCGATCTACTGCTTCTTCGACGCCCAGAGCGCCATCTCCTTCGTGCAGCAGTACGCCGAGTCGGAGGTCGCCGATCTGCCGCTGTACGCGGCCGGCTTCGTCACCGAACCGGCGAGTCTGGAAGCACAGGGCGAGGCGGCGGAGGGCATCTACAACGGGCTGAACTACTCACCCGACCTGGACAACGCGGCCAACCGGGAGTTCGTCGCCGCGTGGAACGCGGCCTACCCCGGCCGCGTGCCCACCTCGATCGTGATGGCGTCGTACGACGCGGCGGCCGTGCTGGACCGGGCGATCGCCGCCGCCGGGACCAACCCGACCCCGGCGCAGATCAACGCGGCGATCGCCAACCTCGGCCAGCTCACCAGCCCGCGCGGGCCGTGGCAGTTCGCCAAGACCACCCATGCGCCGATCCAGAAGTGGTACCTGCGGCAGGTCCGCCGCGACGGCCGGGCGCTGGCCAACGTCGTGGTCTCCGAACTGACCACCCTCGGCGGCTGA
- a CDS encoding CocE/NonD family hydrolase, with protein sequence MGRIGRSWGAATVVLPLAVVAGFGASAPAYAQPAPSIVVSDGVTQPVFGYADAIREKLFIDSTFDSDGDGLRDIIAFDVIRPAATEEGLRVPVIMDASPYYTTLCRGNDAQCKQDLDGDGLLDTWPLFYDNYFVPRGYAVVLLDMVGTGASTGCPTTNANQDNLSAKQAVNWLNGRAVARDAAGEVVTADWHNGHTGMIGKSYDGSLAMATAVTGVKGLTTIVPIGGPSEYYDYVRSNGVVTRGNDYPSYLANVVTNPDRRAYCKPVRDALAAADGDEHGDYTAFWNERSYVKKVDKITASVFLVHGINDDNVRADHMSKFWYALAEHDVTRKLWITQTGHVDPFDFRRAEWVATLHRWFDFWLHQVPNGIMDEPMVDVERAADVWQTYADWPVPGTAETEIFLQPGAAGAGGLGLVPVATPTTESFQDNPTQSQSTMIGNPEALQPHRLVYLSEPLTAPLHVSGTPQIRIRAAADQTDTHLGAILVDYGTAERVAHRASGEGIVTLTTKDCWGEASATDDGCFRQTEKRVATADTELVTKGIMDASNRQSIRVDAPLTPGTAYNFSFPLLPEDYVFAPGHRIGVILVGSYPQYSSQAVQTRATIDVALKTSRIVLPVVGGTAAAHAAGL encoded by the coding sequence ATGGGACGAATCGGCAGATCGTGGGGGGCCGCCACCGTGGTCCTGCCACTGGCCGTGGTGGCCGGGTTCGGCGCGTCGGCACCGGCGTACGCCCAGCCGGCACCGTCGATCGTGGTGTCCGACGGCGTCACCCAGCCGGTCTTCGGCTACGCCGACGCGATCCGGGAGAAACTGTTCATCGACTCGACCTTCGACAGCGACGGTGACGGGCTGCGCGACATCATCGCGTTCGACGTCATCCGCCCGGCAGCCACCGAAGAAGGGCTGCGGGTGCCGGTCATCATGGACGCCAGCCCGTACTACACGACGCTGTGCCGGGGCAACGACGCGCAGTGCAAGCAGGATCTCGACGGCGACGGCCTGCTCGACACCTGGCCGCTGTTCTACGACAACTACTTCGTGCCGCGCGGGTACGCGGTCGTCCTGCTGGACATGGTCGGCACCGGCGCCTCCACCGGCTGCCCGACCACCAACGCCAACCAGGACAACCTCAGCGCGAAGCAGGCGGTCAACTGGCTCAACGGTCGGGCGGTGGCCCGCGACGCGGCCGGTGAGGTGGTCACCGCCGACTGGCACAACGGCCACACCGGCATGATCGGCAAGTCGTACGACGGTTCGTTGGCGATGGCGACGGCGGTGACCGGCGTCAAGGGGCTGACCACGATCGTGCCGATCGGCGGCCCCTCGGAGTACTACGACTACGTACGCAGCAACGGGGTGGTGACCCGGGGCAACGACTACCCGTCGTACCTGGCGAACGTGGTGACCAACCCGGACCGGCGGGCGTACTGCAAGCCGGTGCGCGACGCGCTGGCCGCCGCCGACGGCGACGAGCACGGCGACTACACGGCCTTCTGGAACGAACGCAGCTACGTCAAGAAGGTCGACAAGATCACCGCGAGTGTGTTCCTGGTGCACGGGATCAACGACGACAACGTGCGCGCCGACCACATGAGCAAGTTCTGGTACGCCCTCGCCGAGCACGACGTGACCCGCAAACTGTGGATCACGCAGACCGGGCACGTCGACCCGTTCGACTTCCGGCGCGCCGAATGGGTGGCCACCCTGCACCGCTGGTTCGACTTCTGGCTGCACCAGGTGCCGAACGGGATCATGGACGAGCCGATGGTGGACGTGGAGCGGGCCGCCGACGTGTGGCAGACGTACGCCGACTGGCCGGTGCCCGGCACGGCCGAAACGGAGATCTTCCTGCAGCCCGGCGCGGCCGGTGCCGGCGGTCTCGGTCTGGTCCCGGTCGCGACGCCGACCACCGAGAGTTTCCAGGACAACCCGACGCAGAGCCAGAGCACGATGATCGGCAACCCGGAGGCGCTCCAGCCACACCGGTTGGTCTACCTCTCCGAGCCGCTGACCGCGCCGTTGCACGTCTCCGGCACCCCGCAGATCCGGATCCGGGCCGCCGCCGACCAGACCGACACCCACCTCGGGGCGATCCTGGTCGACTACGGCACCGCCGAACGGGTCGCTCACCGGGCCTCCGGCGAGGGCATCGTCACCCTGACCACGAAGGACTGCTGGGGTGAGGCGAGCGCCACCGACGACGGCTGCTTCCGGCAGACGGAGAAGCGGGTCGCCACCGCCGACACCGAGCTGGTCACCAAGGGCATCATGGACGCCAGCAACCGGCAGTCGATCCGGGTCGACGCACCACTGACCCCCGGTACGGCGTACAACTTCAGCTTCCCGCTGCTGCCCGAGGACTACGTGTTCGCCCCCGGTCACCGGATCGGGGTGATCCTGGTCGGCTCCTACCCGCAGTACTCGTCGCAGGCGGTCCAGACCCGGGCCACCATCGACGTGGCGCTCAAGACCAGTCGGATCGTGCTGCCGGTGGTCGGCGGGACCGCCGCCGCCCACGCCGCCGGCCTCTGA
- a CDS encoding TlpA disulfide reductase family protein, giving the protein MTARPRRLAGARQLPAGPLRAALAVVLTAALAGCAGGGDADGLVVHPVASPVPGGVSTLPGPAPTDLSLRPAPTDSPPAPAVSGTLTDRTPLALADLWAERAVVLTFFTSWCTTCADQQTALSDLARANADRVVFVGVVGAEDDPAQVRDYLRRHRVEHPVLVDADRTIWRAYAVREPPAVVLIAKGGVLLRGFPGGVDTPTLTDLLAAL; this is encoded by the coding sequence GTGACCGCCCGACCCCGCCGGCTGGCCGGTGCCCGCCAGCTGCCCGCCGGCCCGCTGAGGGCCGCGCTGGCGGTGGTGCTGACGGCGGCGCTGGCCGGCTGCGCCGGCGGGGGCGACGCCGACGGCCTGGTGGTACACCCGGTGGCCTCGCCGGTGCCCGGTGGAGTGTCGACCCTGCCCGGCCCGGCGCCGACCGACCTGAGCTTGCGTCCGGCCCCGACCGACTCCCCGCCGGCTCCGGCGGTCAGCGGTACGTTGACCGACCGCACCCCGCTGGCGTTGGCCGATCTGTGGGCGGAGCGGGCGGTGGTGCTGACCTTCTTCACCTCCTGGTGTACGACCTGCGCCGACCAGCAGACCGCGCTGAGCGACCTGGCCAGGGCGAACGCCGACCGGGTGGTGTTCGTCGGAGTGGTCGGCGCCGAGGACGACCCGGCACAGGTGCGCGACTACCTGCGCCGGCACCGGGTGGAGCATCCGGTGCTGGTCGACGCCGACCGGACGATCTGGCGGGCGTACGCGGTGCGTGAACCACCGGCGGTGGTGCTGATCGCCAAGGGCGGAGTGCTGCTGCGCGGCTTCCCCGGCGGGGTGGACACCCCCACCCTCACCGACCTGCTCGCTGCCCTGTGA
- a CDS encoding M6 family metalloprotease domain-containing protein — MRPLSTRRAVRRAVLGAAVVTALIVPTGGLSAAAAPGNPAGGGGPFEILDPQYWQNPDTMTWDDWVAVPGRDWSDPTVTGSVRNFDIALVTLDYPDQPFVVTQRPRSTVFGNPQATASNIPREQVAQFYTDFLNTPNDLNKGHTLHEYWMQDSNGRYGVDLTGFGPYQLPAKSYQYGIDNGFNPGACPSGEQCARNIRTDGLGAWRAAVGDEVADSYELVFILSAGQDESSTWQEFGQMMFQTKEDVPDAWGPPDPNLPNWARTRYVEWTSWKAASTIWPNAGGGSSTQAESSGMGVYAHELSHLLSIGDNYNNPYGTPLRRTYTGIWGMMSRGSFNGPGGPHTRWQIPPTNGGSMGSLHMVRDKIKIGLVGEEHILRLSREALASSGIVVADVTARAVDAGRNGLTGINVAMDRDRSPACSTSTDPLCDGGNFDNYTVEVVDRMGADSFTPDAGVLLSKTKNADSAPFIWVVDANPQDIDMVDFYRPDGTPQKITMGDYRQLSDALFHAGTGSGSEFEYVDEANRLHFYILDLRRDRTGVLSYTVAVRSLDGDGGPSTHGVALTRGTVTTPNSKPTNRGVTCSFTLTNTGNFSAGGQQHPEDVSAYLDADVYRLSTRAAGIGWRAELPNALATAEFGQSTTVKVSVAAAADAVSTGYIKLTATSVGDPTKTRTETCRVDKS; from the coding sequence ATGCGCCCACTGTCCACCAGACGCGCGGTGCGCCGCGCGGTGCTCGGCGCGGCTGTCGTGACCGCACTGATCGTGCCGACCGGCGGGCTCTCCGCTGCCGCCGCGCCGGGCAACCCGGCCGGCGGCGGCGGACCGTTCGAGATTCTCGACCCGCAGTACTGGCAGAACCCGGACACGATGACCTGGGACGACTGGGTGGCGGTGCCGGGCCGGGACTGGTCGGACCCGACGGTGACCGGGTCGGTGCGCAACTTCGACATCGCGCTGGTCACTCTGGACTATCCGGACCAGCCGTTCGTGGTGACCCAGCGCCCCCGGTCGACGGTCTTCGGCAACCCGCAGGCGACGGCGTCGAACATCCCGCGTGAGCAGGTCGCCCAGTTCTACACCGACTTCCTGAACACCCCGAACGACCTGAACAAGGGCCACACGCTGCACGAATACTGGATGCAGGATTCCAACGGCCGCTACGGCGTGGACCTGACCGGTTTCGGCCCGTACCAGCTGCCGGCGAAGTCCTACCAGTACGGCATCGACAACGGATTCAACCCTGGGGCCTGCCCGAGTGGCGAGCAGTGCGCCCGCAACATCCGTACCGACGGGTTGGGCGCCTGGCGGGCGGCGGTCGGCGACGAGGTGGCCGACTCGTACGAACTGGTCTTCATCCTCTCCGCCGGTCAGGACGAGTCGTCGACCTGGCAGGAGTTCGGCCAGATGATGTTCCAGACCAAAGAGGACGTGCCGGACGCCTGGGGGCCGCCGGATCCGAACCTGCCGAACTGGGCCCGGACCCGCTACGTCGAGTGGACCTCGTGGAAGGCGGCGTCGACGATCTGGCCGAACGCCGGTGGCGGTTCGTCCACCCAGGCGGAGAGCTCCGGGATGGGCGTGTACGCACACGAGCTGAGCCATCTGCTCAGCATCGGTGACAACTACAACAACCCGTACGGCACGCCGCTGCGCCGCACGTACACCGGCATCTGGGGGATGATGTCGCGCGGGTCGTTCAACGGACCGGGTGGCCCGCACACCCGCTGGCAGATCCCGCCGACCAATGGCGGCTCGATGGGGTCGCTGCACATGGTCCGCGACAAGATCAAGATCGGGCTGGTCGGTGAGGAACACATCCTGCGGCTGTCCCGGGAGGCCCTCGCCTCGTCCGGGATCGTCGTCGCCGACGTCACCGCCCGCGCGGTCGACGCCGGCCGCAACGGCCTGACCGGCATCAACGTCGCCATGGACCGGGACCGCTCACCGGCCTGCAGCACCAGCACCGACCCGCTGTGCGACGGCGGCAACTTCGACAACTACACCGTCGAGGTCGTCGACCGGATGGGCGCGGACTCGTTCACCCCGGACGCCGGGGTACTGCTGAGCAAGACCAAGAACGCCGACAGCGCCCCGTTCATCTGGGTCGTCGACGCCAACCCGCAGGACATCGACATGGTCGACTTCTACCGGCCGGACGGCACCCCGCAGAAGATCACCATGGGCGACTACCGGCAGCTGTCCGACGCGTTGTTCCACGCCGGCACCGGCTCCGGCAGCGAGTTCGAGTACGTCGACGAGGCCAACCGGCTGCACTTCTACATTCTGGACCTGCGCCGGGACCGCACGGGGGTGCTGTCGTACACGGTGGCGGTGCGCTCCCTCGACGGCGACGGCGGCCCGAGCACCCACGGCGTCGCGTTGACCCGGGGCACCGTGACCACCCCGAACAGCAAACCCACCAACCGGGGCGTGACCTGCTCGTTCACCCTCACCAACACGGGTAACTTCTCGGCCGGCGGTCAGCAGCACCCGGAGGACGTCTCGGCGTACCTCGACGCCGACGTCTACCGGCTGTCGACCCGGGCGGCCGGCATCGGCTGGCGCGCGGAACTGCCCAACGCGCTGGCCACCGCCGAGTTCGGTCAGTCGACCACAGTGAAGGTGTCGGTCGCCGCCGCCGCGGACGCGGTCTCCACCGGCTACATCAAACTGACCGCCACCTCGGTCGGCGACCCCACGAAGACCCGGACCGAGACGTGCCGGGTCGACAAGTCGTGA